GTAGTGACCCAGGGCGCCGGCATGCGCGCTTTCACCCGGCGACACCAATTCGTCCTCAGGGAGCCTGAAAAGGAGCCAGATCGGTTCCGATTTCTGCGGTGGGTATTCGTCGGTTCTTCCTTTGCACCCTCCCACGGAAATATCGGTCAGTTCTCCTTTGTAAATACGACGGTGAATGCGGCGCCTATGGTCGGCTAAGTTATTCAGTTCGTTCAAGTTGAATTCGGCCGGACTGTAAAGGAGCCACGGAAAGGGCATCTTGCGGCGATAGAGGCGCTGTTCGACCACAGGCTGAAAACGCTCGCCGCACTTGGGGCACTCGAAGGGCGGCAGCGGCCCCTGATGGTCGGAGGAGGTCTCGATCAGATCCGTTTCGTTGCATTTCGGGCAAGTGACAGGTACGCGCTTGGTCATGGTCTCTGCTCCGCAGCGTGCGTATCGGTGGAGAAGAAGGGGCTGAACTCCCGCTGGGAGCCCGCCGAACGGCTCGTCGCAGCGGGATCTTCACAAACAGATCAGAGGGCATGAAGGGGAGAATCGTTCCCCGCGGAGCCCGGATCGTTTTACATCTAGTGAAGAAACCGGGATACTAGCTTCGGGACGTTTCCGCACCACGGTCGGTCCCGATTTCTGACGTTAGTATCGGTACGTTCGGCCAACCGCTTTAGCGGTACTTGCTTGAAACACGTATGCCGGGTCGCCGGGTGGCGGTATCTCCGAACTCCCTCAGCGGATCGTACCCTATCCGTGTCAAAGGCTTCAAGACCTGCTCCAATAGGCGGCGCAAGTTGAACGCACACGATGTCCGGTACATCCCGCGGAAGGATGAGCACGTAGAAAGGAGTTGTGATGAAAGCGTCGTTCGCAATGCCAATGGTGATGCTATTGACCGCGGCCGTACTTGTCCCCGCGTCGGCCGGATATGCGGCGGATCCAAAGGAAGTCATGACATCGTACCTGGACGCGGTCTTGGAAGGCAGGTATGCCGAGGCGTATCAGCACATCTCCTCCCTAGACCGGAAATCGATGAGTCTGGAAGAATACCTTCAAAAGCGATCGGGTAAGCATGCGATGATCTTGGGGCTCATCAGCGGGTTCGCGTCCTATGAGATCAAGAACGTCAAAATCACCGGGGACTTCACCCAGGTAGATGTGGACCTGGCCGTACCGGATTTTGTCCGCATGGCCTCCGATCTGGTAACTTCCGCCATGACCTCGTTGTTCATCGGGGAGGATGTCGAGCGTCAAATCCAAAAGTGGTTGCTCGAAAAGATGAAAGGCAAGGATATTCCCACCCAAAAAGTCGAGCGCTCATTAAACATGATCCGGGAGTCCGGTGAATGGAAGGTGTTCTTCAACTGGGGGGCGGAGCAGGACGATTCCGGAACGGATCAAGACCTCCTCGAATGGTTGGAACAGGCGGCAAAAGCTGGAAATAAGTCGAAGTAGTATTGAGCGTCAAGAATGGAACGATGTTGTTTCGCTCGAGGTATTCCGGTACTCATCCGAAGGCGTCTCGGGAAGAAAGGGTCGTGCAAGCCCTCGATTCGGTGTCGAGGAGAAAGGATTTGGGGTTCGGGCAGTAGAGGGACTGGGTCGGTCTACAACGTTTCGGGCATGGGCCGGCGATCGAGCCTCTCCCACGAGCGGGTCCTCTCGTAGGAACGTATGGCGGGACCGGGAGGGCGGCGACACCAAGCAGTGAAGCCCGCCTCGGACTCCGGAGGCGGATCTGCTTCCGGGAATAGACCAGGGCGAAGAACCCTGCGCGAAGTCGGACGAAGCCGGTTATCCTATGCTGAAGCTTTTCCTCTCGCTGCCGGGACCGTAACCGTCTACATTCCAAGGCTGAACCCACCAGGTGTGGGCTCCTTTGGGAAGGGGCTCGGTCAATCTGCCAATGCAAGAGTTCCCGCGGGTTATGTCCTCACTCCGATACCATCTTTGTATGGTGCTTCCACGAGGGCCGTATACGTTCACATTGAGAGCGTACCACGTAGCGCCGTCCACGGACTTCCACATGAACGTCGGCGTTTCATTCAACGTGATGTCAAACGGACTTATCGGTTGAGGGGTACCGATGGTCTGGCCCACAAATTCAATCACCTGAGGTTCGCTCAGCGGAGACAAGGCCGTATCTCCGGCGCAAACCTGGACTTGGTACGTATATCCGTCTCCGGGGCCGGCGTTGGGCGTCGGCCAGACAAAAGCGTACCATCGGGCGCTTTCGGGGTATAAGTTCAAAACCGGCGTGTGGCCCACCATGCAAGGGCCTGAAGGGTTCAAACCGTTCACCCAGAAACAAACCACCGCGTCCGGAGGCAAGGGGAGATTGCCGGTGTTTTCAATTTGGGCCTGAAGCAACGTTTTTAATCCGAACTTCGCACCGTACACCGGCCAAACACGGCGCACGCCGGCGCCCAGGACCCCCGAGGCAGCGGGAGCTTCGTTGGTGACGGACTGCAGGTTGTGAATCCCTGGTTCAGTCTCAGCTTCTTCGAGAATGCCGGATTGCATGTTTGAAGATACTCGCTTGCCCTCCCCGCCGGTTTGGGCCACTAGAGGGAGCGAACAAAGAGCCACGAGAAATGCGGTCATCATCCAGAAGAATTTCCTTCGAAACACGGCTTCTACCTCCCGACGCTATTTCTATGAGAGCGCTGCTTTGGAAAGTCGTACAAAAAACGGCGCAATCAAAACAAAATTTGTACAACTTGCCGTCCGGCGTCTTTCGGGTCTTAAATACATGACGACTTGAAGATGCGCCGTATGTGCGGTTTCGGACCAACCGACATCCGAAAGAAGACCTTGCAAGACGCACGGCCATTTCAAAGAGCAATATCCATGCCCATGGAGGCCGGCGACAGCTCGGATTGGAAGCGCCGGGGAGCGAAAGAGGTCCGGTCGAACCCATCATTCCTTGCCGGATCGATTCGGATCGAACGGCCGGCGCCGGTGAATCCGCGGAGCCCGGTGTGGGTTTCAGCCAAGCACCGCCCGATGAGGTTTGACACCGTGATGGGATGCTACTATTAGTCTGAACGATCCATGAAATCGTTCGCGAAATGATTCAATGCTCCGCATTCTATAGCGTGTATTCTCAAATCCGGCGCCATTTGTAGCCTATTATCCTGATATCCTTAGAATCAGCAAATGGTGGCGCAAGATTTCATGAATATTCCCGGTCGGATATCGGCCGGCATGGGGGACATTCGATACGCCGCGGAGGAACCGGACCAGGCGTAATCCGTCCCGGCGGCCGTGCAATGAATCCGGGCAGAACTCCCGGATCGTAGGGGTATTTGAAATGAGAGGTGATTTGTGAAGGC
This genomic interval from Deltaproteobacteria bacterium contains the following:
- a CDS encoding PilZ domain-containing protein, whose amino-acid sequence is MTKRVPVTCPKCNETDLIETSSDHQGPLPPFECPKCGERFQPVVEQRLYRRKMPFPWLLYSPAEFNLNELNNLADHRRRIHRRIYKGELTDISVGGCKGRTDEYPPQKSEPIWLLFRLPEDELVSPGESAHAGALGHYPSDPGPPLQVEGRIAWSRRVSHTTYEFGVQFTNFKDNAQAIIETYLFSFDIC